Proteins encoded within one genomic window of Micromonospora halotolerans:
- a CDS encoding phosphoadenylyl-sulfate reductase codes for MSALRSATGLGLVGVGGPAPADPARRDPEELRALAERAGRELEGAPALEIARWAAETFGDRFCVTSSMADGVLAHLVSRVAPGVDVVFLDTGLHFPETLKVRDEVARRLPVTVRSIRPRMTVGQQDGQYGPRLFSKSPDDCCQLRKVEPLERALTGYDAWAAGLRRDESPTRANTPVVGFDARRGKVKVNPIAAWSQRDVDAYVARYDIPVNELFARGYGSIGCWPCTRRTKAGEDPRAGRWAMFEKTECGLHT; via the coding sequence GTGAGCGCCCTGCGGTCGGCCACCGGCCTGGGCCTGGTCGGGGTCGGCGGGCCGGCCCCGGCCGACCCGGCCCGGCGCGATCCGGAGGAGCTGCGCGCGCTGGCCGAGCGGGCCGGCCGGGAGCTGGAGGGCGCGCCCGCGCTGGAGATCGCCCGCTGGGCCGCGGAGACCTTCGGCGACCGGTTCTGCGTGACCAGCTCGATGGCCGACGGGGTGCTGGCCCACCTGGTCTCCCGGGTCGCCCCCGGGGTCGACGTGGTCTTCCTGGACACCGGCCTGCACTTCCCGGAGACGCTCAAGGTCCGCGACGAGGTGGCCCGGCGGCTCCCGGTGACCGTGCGCTCGATCCGCCCTCGGATGACGGTGGGGCAGCAGGACGGCCAGTACGGTCCCCGGCTGTTCAGCAAGTCCCCGGACGACTGCTGCCAGCTGCGCAAGGTGGAGCCGCTGGAGCGGGCGCTGACCGGGTACGACGCCTGGGCCGCCGGGCTGCGCCGGGACGAGTCGCCGACCCGTGCGAACACGCCGGTGGTGGGGTTCGACGCGCGGCGCGGCAAGGTCAAGGTCAACCCGATCGCGGCGTGGAGCCAGCGGGACGTGGACGCCTACGTGGCCCGCTACGACATCCCGGTGAACGAGCTGTTCGCCCGGGGCTACGGCTCGATCGGCTGCTGGCCGTGCACCCGCCGCACGAAGGCGGGCGAGGACCCGCGGGCGGGCCGCTGGGCCATGTTCGAGAAGACCGAGTGCGGCCTCCACACCTGA
- a CDS encoding sirohydrochlorin chelatase has product MVLVAHGSRDPRAAAATRALARAVAAARPGVPVLPSWLDHTDPGPAAVLRDLAAAGHARAVLVPLLLTAAYHRKVDVPAAVAAARAQGADLEVRVTDVLGPADGVVDARLLAGLRRRLAEAQPGRFDGVVLAAAGTRDPRARGSVGRVAAALGAELGVPCQVSYASAAPPGTGVAVTRLRAAGARRVAVAAYFLAPGLFHDAVRASAERAGAVAVADPLTDLPELADLVLRRVDAAPVGSPV; this is encoded by the coding sequence GTGGTGCTGGTCGCGCACGGCAGCCGGGACCCGCGGGCGGCGGCGGCGACCCGGGCGCTGGCCCGGGCCGTGGCGGCCGCCCGTCCGGGCGTCCCGGTGCTGCCGAGCTGGCTGGACCACACCGACCCCGGTCCCGCCGCGGTGCTGCGGGACCTGGCGGCCGCCGGCCACGCCCGGGCGGTGCTGGTGCCGTTGCTGCTGACCGCCGCGTACCACCGGAAGGTCGACGTCCCGGCGGCGGTGGCGGCGGCCCGCGCGCAGGGCGCGGACCTCGAGGTGCGGGTGACCGACGTGCTGGGTCCGGCGGACGGGGTGGTGGACGCCCGGCTGCTGGCGGGGCTGCGCCGGCGGCTGGCCGAGGCGCAGCCGGGCCGGTTCGACGGCGTGGTGCTGGCGGCGGCGGGCACGCGGGATCCGCGGGCGCGGGGTTCGGTGGGGCGGGTGGCCGCCGCCCTCGGCGCCGAGCTGGGCGTGCCCTGCCAGGTGTCGTACGCCTCGGCGGCGCCCCCCGGGACCGGGGTCGCGGTGACCCGGCTGCGCGCGGCGGGCGCCCGCCGGGTGGCCGTGGCCGCCTACTTCCTGGCCCCGGGCCTGTTCCACGACGCGGTCCGCGCGTCGGCGGAGCGGGCCGGCGCGGTGGCGGTCGCCGATCCGTTGACCGACCTGCCCGAACTCGCCGATCTGGTGCTGCGTCGGGTCGACGCCGCGCCGGTCGGCAGCCCGGTGTGA
- a CDS encoding WhiB family transcriptional regulator, whose translation MDWRHDAVCRDEDPELFFPIGTSGPALLQVEQAKAVCRRCPVTDHCLQWALESGQDAGVWGGMSEEERRAVKRRGGLRVLRAHSA comes from the coding sequence ATGGACTGGCGCCACGATGCCGTCTGCCGCGACGAGGACCCGGAGCTGTTCTTCCCGATCGGGACGTCCGGCCCGGCCCTCCTGCAGGTGGAGCAGGCCAAGGCCGTCTGCCGGCGCTGCCCGGTGACCGACCACTGCCTTCAGTGGGCGCTGGAGTCCGGTCAGGACGCCGGCGTCTGGGGTGGGATGAGCGAGGAGGAGCGCCGCGCGGTGAAGCGCCGCGGCGGGCTCCGGGTGCTGCGCGCTCACTCCGCCTGA
- a CDS encoding diacylglycerol/lipid kinase family protein — MRAVLVVNPKATTTSERSRDVLVRALRSEVDLSVRYTRRRGHAMDLAREAAQEGVDLVVTLGGDGTVNEVVNGLMAAEPPTFRTGQTTAERLPALATVPGGSTNVFARALGLPREWPDGTSMILEGLRLGRSRTIGLGRADDRYFTFCAGFGIDAAVIQRVERARKRGRVSTPALYFRSTVSQYFLASDRRHPSISLERPGEAAETDLGTVIIQNTAPWTYLGDREINPNPEASFDLGLDVLAMRQLKVASTARTVTQFFAREPDPHGRQVLRLHDVAEFTLLSARPLAFQLDGDYLGEREKVRFASIPAALRVIC; from the coding sequence ATGCGGGCCGTCCTGGTGGTCAATCCGAAGGCCACCACCACCAGCGAGCGCAGCCGGGACGTGCTGGTCCGGGCGTTGCGCAGCGAAGTCGACCTGTCGGTGCGGTACACCCGCCGGCGGGGTCACGCCATGGACCTCGCGCGGGAGGCCGCGCAGGAGGGCGTCGACCTGGTGGTGACGCTCGGTGGTGACGGCACCGTCAACGAGGTGGTGAACGGCCTGATGGCCGCCGAGCCGCCGACCTTCCGGACCGGGCAGACCACGGCGGAGCGGCTGCCGGCGCTGGCCACCGTCCCGGGCGGGTCGACCAACGTCTTCGCCCGTGCCCTGGGCCTGCCGCGGGAGTGGCCGGACGGGACCAGCATGATCCTGGAGGGACTGCGGCTGGGCCGCTCCCGCACCATCGGCCTGGGCCGGGCCGACGACCGCTACTTCACCTTCTGCGCGGGCTTCGGCATCGACGCGGCCGTCATCCAGCGGGTCGAGCGGGCCCGCAAGCGGGGCCGGGTGTCCACGCCGGCGCTCTACTTCCGCTCCACGGTGAGCCAGTACTTCCTCGCCTCGGACCGGCGGCACCCGTCGATCTCGCTGGAGCGCCCGGGAGAGGCGGCCGAGACCGACCTCGGGACGGTCATCATCCAGAACACCGCCCCGTGGACCTACCTGGGCGACCGGGAGATCAACCCGAATCCGGAGGCCTCGTTCGACCTGGGGCTCGACGTGCTCGCGATGCGGCAGCTCAAGGTGGCCAGCACCGCACGCACGGTGACCCAGTTCTTCGCCCGGGAACCCGATCCGCATGGCCGGCAGGTGCTCCGGCTGCACGACGTGGCCGAGTTCACCCTGCTCTCGGCCCGTCCGCTGGCCTTCCAGCTGGACGGCGACTACCTCGGCGAGCGGGAAAAAGTCAGATTCGCATCCATCCCTGCCGCACTGAGAGTAATCTGCTAG
- a CDS encoding ATP-binding protein — MTQLTGQPTTDDDIVHLTVPADGGYLGVLRTATAGLAARLQFALDEIEDLRIAVDEACAMLLAIATRDAELECRFAVTEDALTVEVTVPTVRGATLPSESSFAWKVLTALTTAANARAAEGRATISLLTRRASGY; from the coding sequence GTGACTCAACTGACCGGCCAGCCGACGACGGACGACGACATCGTGCACCTCACGGTGCCCGCCGACGGCGGCTACCTGGGCGTGCTGCGCACCGCCACCGCCGGTCTCGCGGCCCGGCTCCAGTTCGCCCTCGACGAGATCGAGGACCTGCGCATCGCCGTCGACGAGGCGTGCGCCATGCTGCTCGCCATCGCCACCCGCGACGCCGAGCTGGAGTGCCGTTTCGCGGTCACCGAGGACGCGCTCACGGTCGAGGTGACCGTGCCGACCGTGCGGGGCGCGACACTCCCCTCGGAGTCGTCCTTCGCCTGGAAGGTGCTCACCGCGCTGACCACGGCGGCGAACGCCCGGGCCGCCGAGGGGCGGGCCACCATCTCCCTGCTCACCCGCCGCGCCTCCGGCTACTGA
- a CDS encoding GNAT family N-acetyltransferase: protein MVHELAEYERAPEQCHLTEEQLTAALFSPSPALFGHVAVDPADQPIGFALWFLNFSTWEGVHGIYLEDLYVRPSARGTGAGRLLLATLAAICVERGYRRLEWWMINWNPAARFYAAIGATPMDEWVPYRLAGTALHDLAAQATAAPTRAEA, encoded by the coding sequence ATGGTGCACGAACTCGCCGAGTACGAACGCGCCCCCGAGCAGTGCCACCTCACCGAGGAACAGCTCACCGCCGCCCTGTTCAGCCCGAGCCCGGCGCTGTTCGGGCACGTCGCGGTGGATCCCGCCGACCAGCCGATCGGCTTCGCCCTCTGGTTCCTCAACTTCTCCACCTGGGAGGGCGTGCACGGCATCTACCTGGAGGACCTGTACGTCCGGCCCTCCGCCCGCGGCACCGGCGCGGGCCGTCTGCTGCTCGCGACCCTCGCCGCGATCTGCGTCGAGCGCGGCTACCGGCGGCTCGAGTGGTGGATGATCAACTGGAACCCGGCCGCCCGCTTCTACGCCGCGATCGGCGCCACCCCGATGGACGAGTGGGTGCCGTACCGGCTGGCCGGGACGGCGCTGCACGATCTCGCGGCCCAGGCGACGGCCGCCCCCACGCGGGCGGAGGCCTGA
- the sodN gene encoding superoxide dismutase, Ni, giving the protein MRLPRILTPRVTASAHCDLPCGVYDPAQARIEAESVKMICEKYQANTDPEYRTRAILIKEQRAELVKHHLWVLWTDYFKPQHFEKYPHLHQLFNETTKLAGSAGAKGSMDPAVADHLLQKIDEIAKIFWETKQA; this is encoded by the coding sequence ATGCGCCTTCCTCGCATCCTTACGCCCCGTGTGACCGCCAGCGCGCACTGCGACCTGCCGTGCGGCGTCTACGACCCGGCGCAGGCCCGGATCGAGGCCGAGTCGGTCAAAATGATCTGCGAGAAGTACCAGGCCAACACCGACCCGGAGTACCGCACGCGCGCCATCCTGATCAAGGAGCAGCGGGCGGAGCTGGTCAAGCACCACCTGTGGGTGCTCTGGACCGACTACTTCAAGCCGCAGCACTTCGAGAAGTACCCGCACCTGCACCAGCTCTTCAACGAGACCACCAAGCTCGCCGGCTCGGCCGGCGCCAAGGGCAGCATGGACCCGGCCGTCGCCGACCATCTGCTGCAGAAGATCGACGAGATCGCCAAGATCTTCTGGGAGACCAAGCAGGCGTGA
- a CDS encoding S24 family peptidase: protein MGAVDHRLRGPLVPVLVTGPSMAPTLRHGDAVLVRTGGRPVRPGDVVVAVFRSRPDLLVVKRAVRRQDGGWWLRGDNDLVTDDSRAYGVADVRGRVVLRYWPRPGRVTGGPRRI, encoded by the coding sequence GTGGGTGCTGTGGATCACCGGCTGCGCGGGCCGCTGGTGCCGGTCCTCGTCACCGGCCCGTCCATGGCCCCGACCCTGCGGCACGGCGACGCCGTGCTGGTGCGGACCGGGGGCCGCCCGGTACGCCCCGGCGACGTGGTGGTGGCGGTCTTCCGCAGTCGCCCCGACCTGCTCGTGGTCAAGCGCGCGGTCCGCCGGCAGGACGGCGGCTGGTGGCTGCGCGGCGACAACGACCTGGTCACCGACGACTCCCGGGCGTACGGGGTGGCCGACGTGCGGGGCCGGGTGGTCCTCCGGTACTGGCCGCGTCCGGGACGGGTCACCGGCGGGCCGCGTCGGATATGA